In Rhodothermales bacterium, a single window of DNA contains:
- the dnaB gene encoding replicative DNA helicase has translation MADEKDLTTRIRLEEELQPPPPRPRRRNGGATPASGTGRSGRVPPQAVDIEKAVLGAMLIEREAIPQVIEILPPDAFYASQHQKVYDAILGLFERGNPVDLITVGEELRRNGELEKVGGEYYLSELTTHVASAANVEYHTRIITEKSLLRKLIETMTAHVGDAYDPSADAFELLDQVESDIFRISDTQLRRAATSMNEVLKDTLSRLEAIHGRESGITGVPTGFSSLDNLTGGWQPSDLIIIAARPSMGKTAFALASARNSALHKKNPVGVAIFSLEMSAGQLAQRLLTSEARVDAQAARTGRLSDDDWPKLARAAGRLSSAPIYIDDTPGLSILELRAKCRRLKAEHDIGLVVVDYLQLMHGTLQSRSSNREQEIAQISRSLKGLAKELNVPVLALSQLSRAVETRGGDRRPQLSDLRESGSIEQDADVVAFIYRAERYGITVDEHGNSTEGLAEIIVGKQRNGPVGDVRLAFVHQHARFENLTTYYAEPSAQLGPEGAEGAAGELPPVDTPF, from the coding sequence ATGGCTGACGAAAAGGATCTTACGACACGGATCAGGCTGGAGGAAGAACTTCAGCCCCCGCCTCCGAGACCGCGTCGCCGCAATGGTGGGGCGACCCCGGCGTCCGGCACGGGCAGATCCGGCCGCGTGCCTCCTCAGGCCGTCGACATCGAGAAGGCCGTTCTCGGCGCGATGCTTATCGAGCGCGAGGCGATTCCGCAGGTGATCGAAATCCTGCCTCCGGACGCGTTCTACGCTTCACAGCACCAGAAGGTGTACGACGCGATTCTGGGCCTGTTTGAACGAGGCAATCCGGTCGACCTCATCACGGTAGGAGAGGAGCTCCGGCGAAATGGCGAACTCGAGAAAGTAGGCGGAGAGTACTATCTCTCCGAGCTGACGACACACGTGGCCTCGGCTGCCAACGTTGAGTATCACACCCGCATCATCACCGAAAAATCGCTGCTGCGTAAACTCATCGAGACGATGACCGCGCACGTCGGTGATGCGTACGATCCGTCGGCCGATGCGTTCGAACTGCTCGACCAGGTCGAGTCCGACATCTTCCGAATCTCCGACACCCAGCTTCGTCGAGCCGCGACCTCAATGAACGAGGTTTTGAAGGACACGCTGTCGCGACTGGAGGCGATTCACGGACGCGAAAGCGGCATCACGGGTGTGCCCACCGGCTTCAGTTCGCTCGACAATTTGACCGGCGGGTGGCAACCATCCGACCTGATTATCATCGCTGCGCGACCCTCCATGGGCAAGACGGCGTTCGCGCTGGCATCCGCCCGAAACTCGGCGCTTCACAAGAAGAACCCTGTCGGTGTCGCCATCTTCTCGCTCGAAATGAGTGCCGGGCAGCTTGCCCAGCGTCTCCTGACATCCGAAGCCCGCGTCGATGCACAGGCTGCCCGTACGGGACGACTCAGCGATGACGACTGGCCAAAGCTGGCCCGCGCCGCCGGCCGGCTTTCGTCCGCTCCCATCTACATCGACGACACGCCGGGCCTCTCCATCCTCGAACTTCGCGCCAAGTGTCGCCGCCTGAAGGCCGAGCACGACATCGGCCTCGTCGTAGTCGACTACCTGCAGCTCATGCATGGGACGCTTCAGTCGCGCAGCTCCAACCGCGAACAGGAGATTGCTCAGATATCCAGATCCCTCAAAGGCCTCGCCAAGGAATTGAACGTGCCCGTCCTGGCTCTGTCTCAGCTGAGTCGTGCAGTGGAAACTCGCGGCGGCGATCGGCGCCCACAACTGTCCGACCTGCGGGAGTCCGGATCCATCGAGCAGGACGCTGATGTTGTGGCATTTATCTACCGTGCGGAGCGCTATGGGATTACAGTCGACGAGCACGGCAATTCAACAGAGGGACTCGCGGAGATCATTGTCGGCAAGCAGCGAAACGGACCCGTCGGCGATGTGCGGCTGGCGTTCGTCCATCAACATGCTCGCTTCGAGAACCTGACGACGTATTACGCCGAGCCGTCGGCGCAACTCGGCCCGGAAGGCGCCGAAGGTGCGGCCGGCGAGTTGCCCCCAGTCGACACGCCGTTCTAG
- a CDS encoding TerC family protein produces MDWLYDPQAWIALATLTALEIVLGIDNIIFISILAGKLPEHQQERARIVGLALALIGRVLLLLSLTWIMRLTAPLFAIIGYEISGRDLILIGGGLFLLAKATHEIHSRLEEIGHEDAGSRAAATFRSVIIQILLLDIVFSLDSVITAVGMADQLWVMVTAVVIAIIIMMVSSGAISRFIEARPTVKMLALAFLLMVGVALVAEGLDFHIPRGYIYFAMAFSVFVEMLNLRLRSKEKTPIKLGRSLPPGLGG; encoded by the coding sequence TTGGACTGGTTGTACGACCCTCAGGCATGGATCGCTCTTGCCACGCTGACGGCGCTCGAGATTGTCCTTGGCATCGACAACATCATTTTCATCTCGATCCTCGCCGGAAAGCTGCCGGAACATCAGCAGGAGCGTGCCCGCATTGTGGGACTTGCACTCGCACTCATCGGCCGCGTCCTGTTGCTGCTTTCGCTCACCTGGATCATGCGACTTACCGCACCCCTGTTTGCCATCATCGGGTATGAGATTTCTGGACGCGATCTCATTCTCATCGGAGGAGGGCTATTCCTGCTGGCGAAAGCGACTCACGAGATTCACTCCAGGCTGGAAGAAATAGGCCATGAGGATGCGGGCTCTCGCGCGGCCGCAACGTTTCGCAGCGTCATCATTCAGATTCTTCTGCTCGACATCGTGTTCTCCCTCGACTCGGTAATCACGGCAGTTGGAATGGCCGATCAGTTATGGGTGATGGTCACGGCTGTCGTGATAGCAATCATTATCATGATGGTGAGTTCGGGAGCCATCTCGCGCTTCATAGAGGCCCGGCCCACAGTTAAGATGCTGGCTCTGGCGTTCTTGCTGATGGTTGGTGTCGCACTCGTGGCGGAAGGCCTCGATTTCCACATCCCCAGGGGTTACATCTACTTTGCGATGGCCTTCTCGGTGTTCGTGGAGATGCTGAACCTGCGGCTCCGATCGAAAGAGAAGACGCCGATTAAACTCGGGCGGTCACTGCCACCCGGACTCGGCGGCTGA
- a CDS encoding SRPBCC domain-containing protein has translation MREIVTAIDVAAAPEIVWKILTDFGSYPEWNPFIPEIVGAAVEGTRLAVRIEPPGGKAMTFRPTILRVAHPRELRWLGRLLLPGLFDGEHLFQIEETAYGGARLHHREQFSGLLVPLFLNTMSGPTRKGFEAMNNALKKRAEGRAS, from the coding sequence ATGAGAGAGATTGTCACCGCCATTGATGTCGCGGCTGCCCCCGAGATCGTCTGGAAGATTCTCACAGACTTCGGCAGCTACCCGGAGTGGAATCCGTTTATCCCGGAGATTGTCGGGGCTGCCGTCGAAGGAACGCGGCTTGCTGTTCGCATCGAACCGCCCGGTGGTAAGGCGATGACATTTCGACCAACAATCCTGCGGGTAGCACACCCCCGGGAGTTGCGGTGGCTTGGACGACTGCTCCTGCCCGGCCTGTTCGATGGAGAACACCTCTTTCAGATCGAGGAAACAGCCTACGGAGGCGCTCGCCTACATCATCGCGAACAATTCAGCGGACTGCTGGTGCCCCTGTTCTTGAATACTATGTCGGGACCGACGCGAAAGGGCTTCGAGGCGATGAACAACGCGCTCAAGAAACGTGCAGAGGGCCGTGCCAGCTGA